The following are encoded together in the Triticum dicoccoides isolate Atlit2015 ecotype Zavitan chromosome 6B, WEW_v2.0, whole genome shotgun sequence genome:
- the LOC119324290 gene encoding uncharacterized protein LOC119324290, whose translation MATILENIQKARFLPTRPLRDDLPTFQGGKEEESHLMGLRKRLSSFSGKIQPISSASAEWAFRRTRSAPSLAAEFAGGPLKRWWDWGLGWLLSKKLGFAGDLEMNEEEAAALGRGSRGTWAHVLYKVRSGVRRLVASDHSLPTTQRLRGASLPASSAHRAAAQQCKPAPQFAYTQSFQYSQAMAH comes from the coding sequence ATGGCCACCATCCTGGAGAACATCCAGAAGGCGCGGTTCCTCCCGACGAGGCCGCTCAGGGACGACCTGCCCACCTTCCAGGGCGGCAAGGAGGAGGAGAGCCACCTCATGGGGCTCAGGAAGAGGCTCTCCAGCTTCTCCGGCAAGATCCAGCCCATCTCCTCCGCGTCCGCCGAGTGGGCGTTCCGCCGGACCCGGTCGGCGCCGTCGCTCGCCGCCGAGTTCGCCGGGGGGCCGCTCAAGCGCTGGTGGGACTGGGGCCTCGGCTGGCTGCTCTCCAAGAAGCTCGGCTTCGCCGGCGACCTGGAGATgaacgaggaggaggcggccgcgctCGGCCGCGGCAGTCGGGGCACCTGGGCCCACGTCCTCTACAAGGTGCGCTCCGGGGTCCGCCGCCTCGTCGCGTCCGACCACTCGCTGCCCACCACGCAGCGCCTCAGGGGCGCCTCGCTGCCCGCGTCCTCCGCGCACAGGGCCGCCGCCCAGCAGTGCAAGCCCGCGCCGCAGTTCGCCTACACCCAGAGCTTCCAGTACAGCCAGGCAATGGCGCATTAA